One Chitinophagaceae bacterium C216 genomic window carries:
- the cysNC gene encoding Bifunctional enzyme CysN/CysC, whose translation MDILRFITAGSVDDGKSTLIGRLLYDSKSILVDQLEALEKQSKNKNVDGIDLALLTDGLRAEREQGITIDVAYRYFNTPKRKFIIADAPGHVQYTRNMITGASNSSLIIILIDARNGVIEQTRRHSIIASLLRMPHVVVAINKMDLVDFSEQRFNEIKADYEKVAAQLGLPQVTYIPIAALHGDNIVEASANMPWYQGKPLLQFLEEVEVYEDINHTDPRFQVQYVIRPQTKELHDYRGYAGQIISGVYKKGDKITVLPAGIETTLTKIEIAGEEVEEAFAPQAAVLHLADDIDISRGDTFVRSDNLPKVESEIEVVLCWLDNKPLVQGNKYLLQHRGRLLRTIVREIEYKVDVNTLERTEVTDNVKLNEVVKAKIKTAQPLVYDPFDKISDYGNAILVDETSNSTVAAVLLN comes from the coding sequence ATGGATATTCTACGTTTTATAACTGCAGGCAGTGTTGATGATGGTAAAAGCACTTTAATAGGCCGGTTACTGTACGACAGTAAAAGCATTCTAGTGGATCAGTTAGAAGCACTGGAAAAGCAATCTAAAAATAAAAATGTCGACGGTATCGATCTGGCATTATTGACAGACGGTTTGCGTGCAGAACGTGAACAGGGGATCACCATTGACGTAGCCTATCGTTACTTTAATACACCCAAACGCAAGTTCATCATCGCCGATGCGCCGGGGCATGTGCAGTATACACGCAACATGATTACGGGTGCGTCCAACTCTAGTTTGATTATCATTCTCATTGATGCGCGTAACGGTGTCATAGAACAAACCCGCCGTCACTCCATTATTGCTTCACTGCTGAGAATGCCTCACGTAGTGGTGGCTATTAATAAGATGGATTTGGTGGATTTCTCCGAACAGCGTTTTAATGAAATAAAGGCAGACTATGAAAAAGTAGCTGCACAATTAGGATTGCCTCAGGTAACCTATATTCCTATCGCTGCTTTACATGGGGATAATATTGTAGAGGCTTCAGCCAATATGCCCTGGTATCAGGGTAAGCCTTTATTGCAATTTCTGGAAGAGGTTGAAGTGTATGAGGACATCAATCATACCGACCCTCGCTTCCAAGTACAATATGTAATTCGTCCTCAAACAAAGGAATTGCATGACTATCGCGGTTATGCCGGTCAAATCATCAGTGGCGTATATAAAAAAGGCGATAAAATAACTGTGTTGCCTGCAGGTATCGAAACCACGCTCACCAAAATTGAGATTGCGGGTGAAGAGGTGGAAGAGGCTTTTGCGCCACAGGCCGCAGTATTGCACTTGGCAGACGATATTGACATCAGCCGCGGCGATACTTTTGTGCGAAGCGATAATTTACCTAAAGTAGAAAGCGAAATAGAGGTAGTGTTGTGCTGGTTGGATAATAAGCCGCTTGTTCAGGGCAATAAATATCTTTTACAACATAGAGGAAGACTGCTTAGAACGATTGTAAGAGAAATAGAATATAAAGTAGATGTAAATACGCTGGAGCGAACAGAAGTAACGGATAACGTAAAACTGAATGAGGTAGTGAAGGCAAAGATAAAAACAGCCCAACCTTTGGTATACGATCCATTTGATAAAATAAGTGATTACGGGAATGCCATCTTGGTGGATGAAACCAGCAACAGTACGGTGGCTGCGGTATTGCTCAATTAA
- the cysG_2 gene encoding Siroheme synthase: MIIPHHTKNFSYSRPAEVGTVVLAAAGPGDPDLITIKAANALKEADVVLIDRLVSEVILHRYVAPGAEIIRVGKECRNNVSTPQQVINELLVKYALQGKKVVRLKGGDVSVFSNILDELHSLIEHQIPYEIIPGVTAALGAAAYAGIPLTARGYATSVRFLTYYKSDVVTEDYWNELAKTNDTLVFYMSSSTLPKVVEKLIQYGISKDVHVAIAEQATTCYQRVYECNIYEYEQKLSNKAFTSPSLVIIGKVVALHQQFRWLQNSDYTEQYFASVGEGIQNINEINKPIKHVI, from the coding sequence ATGATTATTCCTCACCATACTAAGAATTTTTCCTACAGTCGGCCAGCCGAGGTAGGTACTGTGGTATTGGCGGCTGCCGGTCCTGGCGATCCCGACCTGATTACCATAAAAGCTGCTAATGCTTTAAAAGAAGCAGATGTAGTATTGATAGATCGGCTGGTTAGTGAAGTAATATTACATCGTTATGTGGCTCCGGGTGCCGAAATCATTCGTGTGGGAAAAGAGTGCAGGAATAATGTTTCCACCCCGCAGCAGGTAATTAATGAGCTGTTGGTGAAGTATGCCCTTCAAGGTAAAAAAGTAGTGCGTTTAAAGGGTGGTGACGTTTCGGTGTTTTCTAATATTCTGGATGAATTACACTCTTTGATTGAGCATCAAATCCCTTACGAGATTATACCGGGTGTTACGGCTGCGTTGGGAGCCGCTGCTTATGCGGGCATTCCACTGACGGCAAGAGGTTACGCCACCTCGGTACGCTTTCTTACCTACTATAAATCGGATGTAGTGACGGAAGATTACTGGAACGAGCTAGCTAAAACTAACGATACGCTTGTGTTTTATATGTCTTCTTCGACATTGCCGAAAGTGGTAGAAAAGCTGATTCAGTATGGCATTAGTAAAGATGTGCATGTTGCAATAGCCGAACAGGCAACCACCTGTTACCAGCGGGTCTATGAATGCAATATTTACGAGTATGAGCAAAAACTGAGCAATAAGGCTTTTACCTCGCCTTCGTTGGTAATAATAGGCAAAGTAGTAGCACTGCATCAGCAGTTCAGGTGGCTGCAAAACAGTGATTATACAGAACAATATTTTGCATCGGTAGGAGAGGGTATTCAAAACATCAATGAAATTAATAAACCAATAAAGCATGTTATCTGA
- the cysJ gene encoding Sulfite reductase [NADPH] flavoprotein alpha-component codes for MLSEDKLQKIKEFTATLSREELIWLNGYIAGQAGALQGAIAAAPAPLNKKITLVYGTETGNAKKLATQLAGIAKKKGVTVKLAGLDQYRLSDLTKEEYFFVVISTQGEGEPPLLAKKFYDHIHEALLDLKKMKFGVLALGDSSYAQFCKTGEDVDARLEALGGHRILPLKKCDVDYEEDALHWIENVIAALQTNVGSVPVIARPAVEDKKPAGKKIYKGTVVTNINLNDRGSNKETYHIEISTEEDIDYVPGDALGIIPPNNDKVVDEIIQLTGIDENKEIATAKVTASVRELLKKHLNIMYPLKSTIKQYAEITGHDVPQEARIGLLDLLKIYPVKDAAMFEEVIKILTSQAPRMYSISSSPSSHGLTEVHITVSKDEYYVGDEKRTGVCSEFFSTVPVGAEIEFFIQKQKHFRLPDPDKDVIMIGPGTGIAPFRSFIAERDAIGASGRNWLFFGEQHFLTDFLYQVEWQAYLQTGTLSRLDLAFSRDQEEKIYVQHRMKQKGAELYEWLQNGAYMYISGKREPTSKDVERALVEIFMEHGNKTQEEAEKYLHQLAEEGRWEKDVY; via the coding sequence ATGTTATCTGAAGACAAGCTGCAGAAGATTAAGGAATTTACAGCAACACTTTCACGAGAAGAACTTATATGGTTGAACGGTTATATTGCCGGACAGGCAGGTGCTTTGCAGGGAGCTATTGCTGCTGCCCCAGCCCCTCTTAATAAAAAAATTACTTTAGTATACGGTACCGAAACCGGTAACGCTAAAAAGCTGGCCACCCAATTGGCCGGAATTGCCAAAAAGAAAGGCGTTACAGTTAAACTAGCCGGACTGGATCAATACAGATTGAGTGATCTTACAAAAGAAGAATATTTCTTTGTGGTAATTAGTACCCAGGGAGAAGGCGAGCCTCCTCTATTGGCAAAGAAATTCTATGATCATATTCATGAAGCCCTACTGGATCTGAAAAAAATGAAATTCGGAGTGCTGGCATTGGGCGACTCTTCCTATGCGCAGTTCTGTAAAACAGGAGAAGATGTTGATGCCAGATTGGAGGCATTAGGGGGGCATCGCATCCTACCGCTTAAGAAATGTGATGTGGATTATGAAGAGGATGCATTACACTGGATTGAGAATGTAATAGCCGCCCTACAAACAAATGTAGGCAGCGTGCCTGTAATAGCACGCCCGGCTGTAGAAGATAAGAAACCCGCCGGTAAGAAAATTTATAAAGGAACTGTTGTTACGAATATCAATCTCAATGATCGGGGTAGCAACAAAGAAACTTATCATATAGAAATCAGTACTGAAGAAGATATCGATTATGTGCCTGGTGATGCATTGGGTATTATACCTCCCAACAACGACAAAGTAGTGGATGAAATTATTCAACTTACCGGTATTGATGAGAACAAAGAAATAGCGACCGCAAAAGTTACAGCTTCGGTAAGAGAGCTTTTAAAGAAGCATCTCAATATCATGTACCCACTTAAAAGTACCATCAAGCAATATGCTGAAATTACAGGTCATGATGTACCGCAGGAGGCAAGAATTGGCTTGCTGGATTTATTGAAAATTTATCCGGTAAAGGATGCGGCCATGTTTGAGGAAGTAATTAAAATATTAACTTCTCAGGCGCCTCGTATGTATTCTATTTCATCTTCTCCTTCAAGTCATGGCTTAACCGAAGTGCATATTACTGTGAGCAAGGATGAATATTATGTGGGAGATGAAAAACGTACCGGAGTATGCAGTGAATTCTTTTCAACCGTACCTGTAGGTGCCGAAATAGAGTTTTTTATTCAGAAACAGAAACATTTCCGCCTACCTGATCCGGATAAAGACGTTATTATGATTGGTCCGGGTACAGGTATCGCACCTTTCCGTTCCTTTATAGCCGAAAGAGATGCTATTGGCGCAAGCGGACGGAACTGGTTGTTCTTTGGCGAACAACATTTCTTAACCGACTTTTTGTATCAGGTAGAATGGCAAGCCTACCTGCAAACCGGCACTTTATCCCGTCTGGATCTTGCATTCTCCCGCGATCAGGAAGAGAAAATTTATGTACAGCACCGTATGAAGCAAAAAGGTGCAGAGCTGTATGAGTGGTTACAGAATGGTGCATATATGTATATCAGCGGTAAGCGCGAGCCAACCAGTAAAGATGTAGAACGTGCACTAGTGGAGATATTTATGGAGCATGGAAATAAGACACAGGAAGAAGCTGAGAAATATCTGCATCAGCTGGCAGAAGAAGGTAGATGGGAAAAAGACGTTTATTAA
- the cysI gene encoding Sulfite reductase [NADPH] hemoprotein beta-component, whose product MSEQNLSAVEKIKIASDGLRGTLKESLSDDYTGAVREDDTNITKFHGMYQQDDRDRREERSMKKLEWLYSFMVRLRIPGGLLKPEQWIAINDVAGKHSTGVIKITTRQTIQLHGILKSHIKPTMKAFNLAGLDSIATCGDVNRNVCCTANPSESPVYDEVFQYAAKISEMAKPKTRAWYEIWLDEERLTEKTEEDPLYKDKYLPRKLKVGIAIPPNNDVDVFINDVVLIAIIENDKLVGFNVGAGGGLGTTHGNPNTYARLASILGFVENDEEKILKVVYEIITVQRDFGNRSDRKQARLKYTIDKLGVDRYREEVEKRCGFKLEPARPYQFTMRQDRYGWVQDYKGKWHYTVFVENGRVLDDEKIKLKEGLYKIAELGKCNFHFTTNQNVILSDIAPKDKAAIEKLLKKYKIIEHTENASAIRKNAIACVALNTCGLALAEAQRYLPTLLSKIEPLLEKHNMKSEDIILRMTGCPNGCGRSPNAEIGFVGTAYGKYNLHIGGDREGLRLNTKFKENLDEAQILETLDELFAVYQKEKKENENFGDFSYRKWIL is encoded by the coding sequence ATGAGCGAGCAAAATTTGTCGGCGGTAGAAAAAATTAAAATTGCCAGTGATGGCCTTCGCGGCACATTAAAGGAAAGCCTGTCTGATGATTATACAGGTGCAGTGCGCGAAGACGATACCAATATTACCAAGTTTCACGGCATGTATCAGCAGGATGACCGTGATCGTAGGGAAGAACGCAGCATGAAAAAACTGGAGTGGCTGTATTCTTTCATGGTGCGGTTGCGTATACCCGGAGGTTTATTAAAGCCAGAGCAATGGATAGCCATTAACGATGTAGCGGGGAAACACTCCACCGGGGTTATAAAAATTACAACTCGTCAAACCATTCAGCTACACGGCATTCTGAAATCGCATATCAAACCCACCATGAAGGCATTTAATCTTGCCGGACTGGATTCTATTGCTACTTGTGGCGACGTGAACCGTAATGTGTGCTGCACGGCCAACCCGTCTGAATCGCCGGTGTATGATGAAGTATTCCAGTATGCCGCTAAGATTAGCGAGATGGCTAAACCTAAAACCCGTGCCTGGTACGAGATTTGGCTGGATGAAGAAAGACTGACAGAAAAAACAGAGGAAGATCCTTTGTATAAGGATAAATATCTACCTAGAAAACTAAAAGTGGGTATTGCAATTCCTCCGAATAATGATGTGGATGTATTTATTAATGATGTGGTATTAATTGCCATTATTGAGAATGATAAGCTGGTAGGTTTTAATGTAGGTGCAGGTGGCGGATTGGGTACTACTCATGGCAATCCGAATACGTATGCACGTCTGGCTTCTATATTAGGATTTGTTGAAAATGATGAGGAGAAAATCCTAAAAGTGGTATATGAGATTATTACTGTGCAACGCGACTTTGGAAATCGAAGCGATAGAAAACAGGCACGCTTAAAATATACGATCGATAAGCTGGGGGTAGACAGATATCGGGAAGAAGTAGAGAAACGTTGTGGTTTTAAATTGGAGCCTGCAAGACCTTATCAGTTTACCATGCGCCAAGACCGATACGGATGGGTGCAGGACTATAAGGGTAAATGGCACTACACAGTTTTTGTGGAAAATGGAAGGGTACTGGATGATGAAAAAATAAAACTCAAAGAGGGACTGTACAAAATTGCAGAGCTTGGAAAATGTAACTTTCATTTTACAACTAATCAGAATGTTATTCTTTCTGATATTGCCCCCAAAGACAAGGCCGCAATAGAAAAACTTCTGAAGAAATATAAAATTATTGAGCACACGGAGAACGCCAGCGCTATACGAAAAAACGCTATCGCTTGCGTAGCACTGAATACGTGTGGTCTTGCATTGGCCGAAGCACAACGTTATCTGCCCACTCTTCTTTCAAAGATTGAGCCGTTGCTCGAAAAGCACAACATGAAGAGTGAGGATATTATTCTGCGAATGACTGGTTGTCCTAATGGTTGTGGTCGTTCGCCCAATGCTGAGATTGGTTTTGTGGGCACTGCATATGGTAAATACAACCTGCATATTGGTGGAGATCGCGAAGGATTGAGGCTGAATACTAAGTTCAAAGAGAATCTGGATGAAGCGCAAATACTCGAAACTTTAGATGAGCTGTTTGCAGTGTACCAAAAAGAGAAGAAGGAAAATGAAAACTTCGGCGATTTTTCTTATCGTAAATGGATTCTTTAA
- the lpxD_3 gene encoding UDP-3-O-(3-hydroxymyristoyl)glucosamine N-acyltransferase produces MSNKTFIKLLLQNNTRIGNLPDKDLAHQFVDDIFAFLFIPKTGVNQKEKDLQKGLYALKSHLATLIYDVVNDGAKSQAAADCFFDALPDIYAALQKDAAAFIANDPAALDISEVFQAYPGFYAIAVYRISHQLWKQGIRALPRIFTEYAHSRTGVDIHPGATIGENFFIDHGTGVVIGETTIIGNDVKIYQGVTIGALNSAKSKKKVKRHPTIEDNVIIYSGATILGGDTIIGHDSVIGGNAWITFSVPPNSLVYNQSEVTNKADFSHKDSVNKILKTAKKHS; encoded by the coding sequence ATGAGCAATAAGACTTTTATAAAGCTTTTATTACAGAATAATACCAGAATCGGCAATCTGCCCGATAAAGATCTGGCCCACCAGTTTGTGGATGACATTTTTGCTTTTCTTTTTATCCCCAAAACTGGGGTAAATCAAAAGGAAAAGGATTTGCAAAAAGGTCTATATGCATTGAAAAGCCATTTGGCTACCTTGATTTACGATGTAGTAAATGATGGTGCTAAATCGCAGGCAGCGGCTGATTGCTTTTTCGATGCACTGCCAGATATTTATGCAGCCTTACAAAAAGATGCAGCCGCATTTATCGCCAACGATCCTGCAGCCTTAGATATAAGTGAGGTATTTCAAGCCTATCCGGGCTTTTATGCCATAGCGGTGTACCGTATCTCTCATCAGCTATGGAAACAAGGTATAAGAGCATTGCCCAGAATTTTTACGGAGTATGCACATAGTCGTACCGGCGTGGATATTCATCCCGGAGCTACTATAGGTGAGAATTTCTTTATCGATCACGGCACCGGTGTGGTAATTGGTGAAACTACTATTATTGGTAATGATGTAAAAATCTATCAAGGTGTTACCATTGGAGCCCTTAACTCAGCCAAGAGTAAAAAGAAAGTAAAACGTCATCCCACCATCGAGGATAATGTTATCATTTACTCGGGTGCTACTATTTTGGGAGGTGATACAATTATCGGGCATGACAGTGTTATCGGTGGAAATGCCTGGATAACATTTTCAGTTCCTCCAAATTCTTTAGTATACAACCAAAGTGAAGTTACCAATAAGGCAGATTTTTCACATAAGGATTCGGTAAATAAAATTCTAAAAACAGCTAAAAAGCACAGCTGA
- the cysG_3 gene encoding Siroheme synthase: MNREKENTPAAQAEQAEHRASQNTLFPVFLKLETLNLLIIGGGNVALEKLQAVLQNAPATRIRLVAIDIAPMVREFAASFPNIVLEQRPYLKEDIQQTDLVIAAVNDLDVAAQIREDAADCGKLINIADKPELCDFYLGSIVKKGNLKIAISTNGKSPTIAKRLKETLNEAIPEEIDEVLDNMQQLRNRLSGDLNHKVKVLNNVTRSLVSKPQEALDALESDDNVATDVVSSTAIVAKAQKSTNWYLIIMGVALLIALSVYALYSFDLMLPILQALNKDNHMFYWMLLTGFLAEIVAGSMGMGYGVICTTILLMLNVPPPVVSASIHSAESFTTAAGSISHIKLGNVNKKLVKALAIPAVIGAVIGAILLTYLGEKYAVIIKPFIAAYTLYLGVRILMNVLKPKKEVIKKNKTSKVSLLGFVGGFIDSFGGGGWGPLVTGTLMKNGRTPRYVVGSSTVAKFILTVTSAITFIFTIGVQHWNIVAGLLIGGIITAPFSAMLTSKLPARKMFFVVGIVVIIMSIITIYRALFL; encoded by the coding sequence TTGAATAGGGAAAAAGAAAATACCCCTGCTGCACAAGCAGAACAAGCGGAGCATCGTGCTTCGCAGAATACCCTTTTTCCCGTGTTTTTAAAACTGGAAACATTAAATCTGCTAATTATCGGTGGAGGAAATGTAGCGCTTGAAAAGTTACAGGCAGTTCTTCAAAATGCTCCCGCAACGCGCATAAGACTAGTAGCTATCGATATTGCTCCTATGGTACGCGAGTTTGCTGCATCATTCCCTAATATAGTTCTAGAGCAGCGACCTTACCTTAAAGAGGATATACAACAAACAGATTTGGTAATTGCAGCTGTAAACGATCTGGATGTTGCGGCTCAAATTCGAGAAGATGCGGCTGATTGCGGAAAGCTGATAAACATTGCTGATAAGCCCGAGCTCTGTGATTTTTATCTAGGCTCCATCGTAAAGAAAGGTAATTTGAAAATCGCCATATCCACCAACGGGAAATCTCCTACAATTGCAAAGCGGCTGAAAGAAACCCTAAATGAGGCAATTCCCGAAGAGATTGACGAGGTGTTGGATAATATGCAGCAGCTACGCAATCGATTATCTGGCGATCTTAACCATAAGGTGAAAGTCTTAAATAATGTAACCCGTTCTTTAGTATCAAAGCCTCAGGAAGCATTGGACGCCTTGGAATCGGATGACAATGTAGCTACCGATGTGGTAAGTTCTACAGCAATTGTGGCTAAAGCGCAAAAGAGTACCAACTGGTACCTGATTATAATGGGTGTGGCCTTATTAATTGCTTTAAGCGTCTATGCCTTGTATTCTTTTGATTTGATGCTACCCATTCTGCAAGCATTGAATAAGGATAACCATATGTTTTACTGGATGCTGCTAACCGGCTTTTTGGCCGAAATTGTTGCAGGATCCATGGGTATGGGTTATGGAGTCATATGCACTACTATATTGCTGATGCTGAATGTTCCACCGCCTGTTGTTAGCGCCAGTATTCATTCTGCAGAGTCTTTTACTACCGCAGCAGGAAGTATCAGTCATATCAAATTGGGTAACGTCAATAAGAAATTGGTTAAGGCTTTGGCTATTCCCGCGGTTATTGGTGCCGTTATTGGTGCCATATTGCTCACTTACCTGGGAGAAAAATATGCTGTAATTATCAAACCATTTATTGCGGCCTATACTTTGTATCTGGGTGTGCGTATTCTCATGAATGTTTTAAAACCTAAAAAAGAAGTAATCAAAAAGAACAAAACCTCAAAAGTTTCGTTGCTGGGTTTTGTAGGAGGTTTTATTGATTCATTTGGAGGAGGTGGTTGGGGGCCTTTGGTTACCGGTACCTTAATGAAAAATGGAAGAACCCCTCGATATGTAGTAGGAAGCTCTACGGTGGCCAAGTTTATTCTTACCGTTACGAGTGCTATCACTTTTATATTTACCATCGGTGTTCAGCACTGGAATATTGTTGCAGGACTGCTGATAGGAGGAATCATTACGGCTCCTTTTTCTGCGATGCTTACCTCCAAGCTGCCAGCAAGAAAAATGTTTTTTGTTGTGGGCATAGTGGTGATCATTATGAGTATTATTACTATTTATCGAGCCTTATTCCTATAA
- the btuB_3 gene encoding Vitamin B12 transporter BtuB: MRIKHLKSLFLLLGSFLYGVLHAQLTGKVINENNNPIEGASVVIKGTTQGTQTDANGVFTLSSVPKIPFTITVSSVNYTTRNISVRELEDTLTVRLQILYQVDTLVITSRRRRELLQEVPIAVSVVSGKQIDEAGAFNITRVKEMVPSLQMYTSNPRNTGINIRGIGSPFGLTNDGLDPGVGYYVDGVYYARPAVATLDLIDIERIEVLRGPQGTLFGKNTASGAINITSRKPSFVPGGTLEVSYGNYGFIQAKASVTGPLTRNLAARVSFSGTQRDGTIHNIATDKYTNDINNLGLRTQFLYNVSDNTSVTLAGEYNKQRPDGYAQVVAGVVTTKRPAYRQFDAIIADLGYTLPNINKNGKIDAFMRVIDHDTPWNSGNEIGGASLNIDSKIGPGTLTATTAWRYWIWEPSNDRDFTGLQALAKSQNPAKHKNISQEIRYAGELSDRLSGVIGLFYLGQQVKITGTEESGRDQWRFSQSSNSDLWKTPGLFDGYGINTNSSIRSKSAAVFANVDWELIKHLHLQPGIRLNYDEKVVVYDRKAYGGLQTDDPALLALKNSVYTSQYYESDAYERNVTYNVTLAYRPSTKINAYGTFATAYKPVGVNVAGLPTINGQPATDLAVIKPEYTKHFEIGIKTQPTADLTFNISAYNSNIKDYQTNVQSPELGVNRGYIANANKVRIRGIEADASYRLNHHFNFYGALTYSEGKYVKFINAPLPLEETGATNEEGVQVAFKDVSGGPLPGISKWAGSAGGEYSTPSALFGRPNRFFIGADVFARSSFSSSPSPSAFLNVPGYAIVNARLGFKATRGLSAFVWARNLLNKDYFEQLLPAGGNAGHYAGVLGDPRTYGLTLSYSFNGKH, encoded by the coding sequence ATGCGAATTAAACATTTGAAGAGTCTGTTTTTACTGCTAGGAAGTTTTTTGTACGGAGTATTGCATGCTCAATTGACAGGCAAAGTAATTAATGAAAACAATAATCCTATTGAAGGAGCCAGTGTAGTGATCAAAGGAACCACTCAAGGTACACAAACCGATGCGAATGGCGTATTTACCTTATCGTCTGTTCCTAAAATTCCCTTTACGATAACCGTATCTTCCGTAAATTATACTACAAGAAATATATCAGTTAGAGAGTTGGAAGATACCCTCACTGTAAGGCTTCAGATTTTGTATCAAGTAGATACTTTAGTAATCACTTCTCGAAGAAGACGCGAATTACTGCAGGAAGTACCGATTGCAGTTTCGGTAGTAAGTGGTAAACAAATTGATGAAGCTGGAGCTTTCAACATCACACGCGTTAAAGAAATGGTTCCTTCCTTGCAGATGTATACCTCCAATCCCAGAAACACGGGTATTAACATCCGCGGCATAGGTTCTCCCTTCGGGCTTACCAATGATGGTTTAGATCCCGGTGTGGGTTACTATGTCGATGGGGTGTATTATGCAAGACCGGCCGTTGCTACCCTAGATTTGATAGATATCGAGCGAATTGAAGTCTTGAGAGGTCCACAGGGAACACTATTTGGAAAAAACACAGCTTCGGGTGCCATTAACATTACTTCTCGCAAGCCCAGCTTTGTACCTGGAGGTACCCTGGAAGTAAGTTATGGTAACTATGGTTTTATACAAGCCAAAGCTTCTGTAACTGGACCTCTCACTCGAAATCTTGCTGCACGCGTTTCGTTCTCAGGTACCCAGCGAGATGGAACCATTCATAACATTGCCACAGATAAATACACTAATGACATCAATAACCTGGGTTTAAGAACGCAATTCCTATATAATGTTTCGGACAATACATCGGTTACGCTGGCCGGAGAGTACAACAAGCAAAGGCCTGATGGCTACGCTCAGGTTGTTGCCGGTGTAGTAACTACAAAACGTCCGGCATATAGACAATTTGATGCCATAATTGCCGATTTGGGTTATACATTACCCAATATAAATAAGAACGGTAAGATCGATGCCTTTATGCGCGTAATTGATCATGATACTCCATGGAACTCCGGAAATGAAATTGGTGGCGCATCATTGAATATCGATAGTAAAATTGGCCCCGGAACACTTACAGCCACTACCGCATGGAGATACTGGATTTGGGAACCCTCCAACGACCGCGACTTTACGGGCCTTCAAGCATTGGCTAAATCGCAAAACCCAGCCAAGCATAAAAATATCTCGCAGGAAATAAGATATGCTGGGGAATTATCAGATCGCTTGAGTGGTGTGATTGGTTTATTTTATCTAGGACAACAGGTAAAAATAACCGGTACCGAAGAGTCGGGTAGAGATCAATGGCGATTCTCTCAAAGTTCTAATAGCGATTTATGGAAGACTCCCGGCTTGTTTGATGGCTATGGTATAAACACCAATTCTTCCATTCGCTCCAAAAGTGCGGCGGTATTTGCCAACGTAGATTGGGAGCTTATTAAGCACCTGCATTTGCAACCCGGTATCCGCCTTAACTACGATGAAAAAGTGGTAGTATATGATCGTAAAGCTTATGGAGGTTTGCAGACAGACGATCCTGCGCTGCTCGCTTTAAAGAATAGTGTGTATACCAGTCAGTACTATGAATCGGACGCCTATGAACGCAACGTTACTTACAATGTTACGCTTGCATATCGTCCTTCTACTAAAATCAATGCCTACGGAACCTTTGCTACAGCTTATAAGCCGGTGGGGGTAAACGTGGCAGGCTTACCTACTATCAACGGTCAGCCAGCAACCGATTTAGCTGTCATTAAGCCAGAGTACACTAAGCATTTTGAAATAGGTATTAAAACACAGCCTACAGCAGATCTAACGTTCAATATATCTGCATATAACTCTAATATTAAAGATTATCAGACCAATGTACAGTCGCCTGAATTAGGTGTTAATAGAGGCTATATTGCAAATGCAAATAAAGTACGTATAAGAGGTATTGAGGCTGATGCTTCTTATAGGCTCAATCATCATTTTAATTTTTACGGAGCCCTTACCTATTCCGAAGGGAAATATGTGAAATTTATCAATGCTCCTTTACCACTTGAGGAGACTGGAGCCACCAATGAAGAAGGTGTTCAAGTGGCATTCAAAGATGTTTCAGGTGGTCCGCTACCTGGTATTTCAAAATGGGCTGGCTCAGCCGGCGGTGAATATTCTACACCCTCAGCATTGTTTGGGCGCCCCAATAGGTTCTTTATAGGCGCTGATGTCTTTGCTCGTTCCTCTTTTTCTTCTAGTCCTTCTCCATCAGCGTTTTTAAATGTTCCGGGTTACGCCATCGTAAATGCACGGCTGGGCTTTAAAGCCACACGCGGACTGTCGGCCTTTGTATGGGCACGCAATCTGCTGAACAAAGATTACTTCGAGCAGTTGTTGCCCGCAGGAGGAAATGCCGGACATTATGCTGGTGTGTTGGGAGATCCACGCACTTACGGACTTACCTTAAGCTATTCTTTTAACGGTAAGCATTAA